The following proteins are encoded in a genomic region of Vitis riparia cultivar Riparia Gloire de Montpellier isolate 1030 unplaced genomic scaffold, EGFV_Vit.rip_1.0 scaffold752_pilon_pilon, whole genome shotgun sequence:
- the LOC117910469 gene encoding cysteine-rich receptor-like protein kinase 25 isoform X3 yields MEELEPLVPSDSKDIDNVKQFSLVSVMAATNNFSDENKLGKGGFGPVYKGILPGGQEIAVKRLSRDSKQGSAQFYNERLIAKQQHRNLVRLLGYCIEGEEKMLIYEFMPNRSLEDVLFAPAGRKMLDWNKRCKIIEGIVQGLDYLHRHSRLNMVHRDLKASNILLDDDMNPKISNFGTARIFEPNASEAYTSELIGTRGYMPPEYVMEGAYSQKTDVYSFGVLLLEIVSGQRNISNDRAMDLVNYARQLWREGKGLELVDPAVRDPHSTTQMLRCIHVALLCLQTSDERPEISDVCSMLNSQTGDLPNPNPRPFGLGTTGDREGKKGQARDVEVSGGKTADKEVPPRRGSGETGPASGITGDRGGKKVKPLEVGASGTTGDLPNPNPRPFGT; encoded by the exons ATGGAGGAACTTGAGCCGCTTGTACCGAGTGATTCAAAAGATATTGACAATGTCAAACAGTTCAGTTTAGTTTCTGTTATGGCTGCCACGAATAACTTTTCAGATGAAAATAAACTTGGAAAGGGTGGTTTTGGTCCTGTCTATAAg GGGATACTACCTGGGGGCCAAGAAATAGCAGTGAAGAGACTTTCAAGGGATTCCAAACAGGGATCGGCGCAGTTCTATAATGAAAGACTGATTGCCAAACAACAACACAGAAATCTTGTCAGACTTTTGGGTTACTGCATCGAGGGAGAAGAAAAGATGTTAATCTATGAGTTCATGCCCAACAGAAGCTTGGAAGACGTCCTCTTTG CTCCTGCTGGAAGAAAGATGTTGGACTGGAATAAGCGGTGCAAAATAATTGAGGGAATTGTACAAGGACTTGATTACTTGCACAGACATTCAAGATTAAACATGGTTCATAGAGATCTAAAAGCAAGCAACATCCTACTCGATGATGACATGAACcccaaaatttctaattttggcACTGCCAGAATTTTTGAGCCAAATGCATCAGAAGCATATACCAGTGAACTTATTGGAACAAG GGGTTACATGCCACCTGAGTATGTCATGGAGGGAGCTTATTCACAGAAAACagatgtttatagctttgggGTCCTACTGTTGGAGATTGTGAGCGGCCAGAGGAACATTTCTAATGATAGGGCCATGGACCTTGTAAACTAT GCTCGGCAGTTATGGAGAGAAGGCAAGGGCTTGGAGCTAGTGGATCCAGCAGTGAGGGATCCCCACTCAACAACCCAAATGTTGAGATGCATTCATGTTGCTCTCTTGTGCTTACAGACGAGTGACGAGAGGCCTGAAATCTCAGATGTTTGCTCCATGCTTAACAGCCAAACTGGGGACCTACCCAACCCAAATCCACGCCCATTTGGGTTGGGTACAACAGGGGATAGAGAAGGGAAGAAAGGTCAGGCACGTGATGTTGAGGTTTCTGGTGGTAAAACAGCGGATAAGGAAGTTCCGCCACGACGGGGTTCTGGTGAAACAGGTCCGGCTTCTGGTATAACAGGGGATAGAGGAGGGAAGAAAGTCAAGCCACTTGAAGTTGGGGCTTCTG
- the LOC117910469 gene encoding cysteine-rich receptor-like protein kinase 25 isoform X2, with translation MEELEPLVPSDSKDIDNVKQFSLVSVMAATNNFSDENKLGKGGFGPVYKGILPGGQEIAVKRLSRDSKQGSAQFYNERLIAKQQHRNLVRLLGYCIEGEEKMLIYEFMPNRSLEDVLFAPAGRKMLDWNKRCKIIEGIVQGLDYLHRHSRLNMVHRDLKASNILLDDDMNPKISNFGTARIFEPNASEAYTSELIGTRGYMPPEYVMEGAYSQKTDVYSFGVLLLEIVSGQRNISNDRAMDLVNYARQLWREGKGLELVDPAVRDPHSTTQMLRCIHVALLCLQTSDERPEISDVCSMLNSQTGDLPNPNPRPFGLGTTGDREGKKGQARDVEVSGGKTADKEVPPRRGSGETGPASGITGDRGGKKVKPLEVGASGTTGDLPNPNPRPFGTSGEPGSCSALLLERWKAGQDEMRI, from the exons ATGGAGGAACTTGAGCCGCTTGTACCGAGTGATTCAAAAGATATTGACAATGTCAAACAGTTCAGTTTAGTTTCTGTTATGGCTGCCACGAATAACTTTTCAGATGAAAATAAACTTGGAAAGGGTGGTTTTGGTCCTGTCTATAAg GGGATACTACCTGGGGGCCAAGAAATAGCAGTGAAGAGACTTTCAAGGGATTCCAAACAGGGATCGGCGCAGTTCTATAATGAAAGACTGATTGCCAAACAACAACACAGAAATCTTGTCAGACTTTTGGGTTACTGCATCGAGGGAGAAGAAAAGATGTTAATCTATGAGTTCATGCCCAACAGAAGCTTGGAAGACGTCCTCTTTG CTCCTGCTGGAAGAAAGATGTTGGACTGGAATAAGCGGTGCAAAATAATTGAGGGAATTGTACAAGGACTTGATTACTTGCACAGACATTCAAGATTAAACATGGTTCATAGAGATCTAAAAGCAAGCAACATCCTACTCGATGATGACATGAACcccaaaatttctaattttggcACTGCCAGAATTTTTGAGCCAAATGCATCAGAAGCATATACCAGTGAACTTATTGGAACAAG GGGTTACATGCCACCTGAGTATGTCATGGAGGGAGCTTATTCACAGAAAACagatgtttatagctttgggGTCCTACTGTTGGAGATTGTGAGCGGCCAGAGGAACATTTCTAATGATAGGGCCATGGACCTTGTAAACTAT GCTCGGCAGTTATGGAGAGAAGGCAAGGGCTTGGAGCTAGTGGATCCAGCAGTGAGGGATCCCCACTCAACAACCCAAATGTTGAGATGCATTCATGTTGCTCTCTTGTGCTTACAGACGAGTGACGAGAGGCCTGAAATCTCAGATGTTTGCTCCATGCTTAACAGCCAAACTGGGGACCTACCCAACCCAAATCCACGCCCATTTGGGTTGGGTACAACAGGGGATAGAGAAGGGAAGAAAGGTCAGGCACGTGATGTTGAGGTTTCTGGTGGTAAAACAGCGGATAAGGAAGTTCCGCCACGACGGGGTTCTGGTGAAACAGGTCCGGCTTCTGGTATAACAGGGGATAGAGGAGGGAAGAAAGTCAAGCCACTTGAAGTTGGGGCTTCTGGTACAACAGGGGACCTACCCAACCCAAATCCACGCCCATTTGGCACTTCAGGCGAGCCAGGGAGTTGTTCTGCTCTGCTACTTGAGAGATGGAAGGCGGGTCAAGATGAGATGAGAATTTGA